Proteins from a genomic interval of Mycobacterium conspicuum:
- the pyrF gene encoding orotidine-5'-phosphate decarboxylase, with amino-acid sequence MTGFGARLAEARALRGPLCVGIDPHPELLAAWGLPATADGLAAFCDRCIEAFAGLAVVKPQVAFFETHGALGYAVLERTIAELRAAGVLVLADAKRGDIGTTMAAYAAAWAGDSPLAADAVTASPYLGFGSLRPLLETAAAHDRGVFVVAASSNPEGATVQQARFDERTVAQLIVDQAAVINKTSHGADPGEPGSVGVVVGATALKPPDLSALDGPVLVPGIGAQGGRPEQLAGLGGAAPGQLLPAVSREVLRAGPDVAELRSAAERMRDVVAYLA; translated from the coding sequence GTGACCGGCTTCGGCGCCCGGCTGGCCGAGGCGAGGGCGCTGCGGGGGCCGCTGTGCGTGGGCATCGACCCGCATCCCGAGCTGCTGGCGGCCTGGGGTCTGCCCGCCACCGCCGACGGCCTGGCCGCGTTCTGCGACCGCTGCATCGAGGCCTTCGCCGGGTTGGCGGTGGTCAAGCCCCAGGTCGCGTTCTTCGAGACGCACGGCGCCCTGGGCTACGCGGTGCTGGAACGGACCATCGCCGAGCTGCGCGCGGCCGGGGTGCTGGTGCTGGCCGACGCCAAGCGCGGCGACATCGGGACGACGATGGCCGCCTACGCCGCGGCCTGGGCGGGCGACTCGCCGCTGGCCGCCGACGCGGTGACCGCCTCACCCTACCTGGGGTTCGGGTCGCTGCGGCCGCTGCTGGAGACCGCCGCGGCCCACGACCGGGGCGTGTTCGTGGTGGCGGCCTCCTCCAACCCGGAGGGTGCGACGGTCCAGCAGGCCCGGTTCGACGAGCGCACGGTCGCGCAGCTGATCGTCGACCAGGCCGCGGTGATCAACAAGACCAGCCACGGCGCGGACCCGGGGGAGCCCGGATCCGTCGGCGTGGTGGTGGGTGCGACCGCCCTGAAGCCGCCCGATCTGTCCGCGCTGGACGGGCCGGTGCTGGTGCCGGGCATCGGGGCGCAGGGCGGCCGGCCCGAGCAGCTGGCTGGCCTGGGTGGGGCGGCGCCGGGCCAGCTGTTGCCCGCGGTGTCGCGTGAGGTGCTGCGGGCCGGGCCGGACGTCGCGGAGCTCCGATCGGCGGCCGAACGGATGCGCGACGTCGTCGCCTATCTGGCGTGA
- the metK gene encoding methionine adenosyltransferase codes for MSENGRLFTSESVTEGHPDKICDAISDSVLDALLAQDPRSRVAVETLVTTGQVHVVGEVTTTAKEAFADITNTVRARILEIGYDSSDKGFDGASCGVNIGIGAQSPDIAQGVDTAHEARVEGAADPLDSQGAGDQGLMFGYAINDTPELMPLPIALAHRLSRRLTEVRKNGTLPYLRPDGKTQVTIEYEDDVPVRLDTVVVSTQHADGIDLDKTLDPDIRKHVLETVLADLAHETLDASSTRVLVNPTGKFVVGGPMGDAGLTGRKIIVDTYGGWARHGGGAFSGKDPSKVDRSAAYAMRWVAKNIVAAGLAERVEVQVAYAIGKAAPVGLFIETFGTAIVDPVKIEKIVPEVFDLRPGAIVRDLDLLRPIYAQTAAYGHFGRTDIELPWEQLNKVDDLKRAI; via the coding sequence GTGAGCGAGAACGGTCGGCTGTTTACCAGTGAGTCGGTGACAGAGGGACATCCCGACAAGATCTGTGACGCGATCAGCGACTCGGTCCTCGACGCGCTGCTGGCGCAGGACCCCCGCTCACGCGTCGCGGTCGAGACGCTGGTGACCACCGGGCAGGTGCACGTGGTCGGCGAGGTGACGACGACCGCGAAGGAGGCGTTCGCCGACATCACCAACACCGTGCGCGCGCGCATCCTCGAGATCGGCTACGACTCATCGGACAAGGGCTTCGACGGCGCATCGTGCGGGGTCAACATCGGCATCGGCGCGCAGTCGCCCGACATCGCCCAGGGGGTGGACACCGCCCACGAGGCGCGCGTCGAGGGCGCCGCGGACCCGCTGGACTCGCAGGGCGCCGGCGACCAGGGCCTGATGTTTGGCTACGCGATCAACGACACCCCCGAGCTGATGCCGCTGCCGATCGCGCTGGCGCACCGGCTGTCGCGGCGGCTGACCGAGGTGCGCAAGAACGGGACGCTGCCCTACCTGCGCCCCGACGGCAAGACGCAGGTCACCATCGAATACGAGGACGACGTCCCGGTCCGGTTGGACACCGTGGTCGTCTCCACCCAGCACGCCGACGGCATCGACCTGGATAAGACGCTGGACCCCGACATTCGCAAGCACGTGCTCGAGACCGTGCTGGCGGACCTGGCGCACGAGACGCTGGACGCGTCGTCGACGCGGGTGCTGGTCAACCCCACCGGCAAGTTCGTCGTCGGCGGCCCGATGGGCGACGCCGGCCTGACCGGCCGCAAGATCATCGTCGACACCTACGGCGGCTGGGCCCGCCACGGCGGCGGCGCGTTCTCCGGCAAGGACCCGTCCAAGGTGGACCGGTCGGCGGCGTACGCGATGCGCTGGGTGGCCAAGAACATCGTGGCCGCCGGGCTGGCCGAGCGGGTCGAGGTACAGGTGGCCTACGCGATCGGCAAGGCGGCGCCGGTCGGCCTGTTCATCGAGACCTTCGGCACCGCGATCGTCGACCCGGTCAAGATCGAGAAGATCGTGCCCGAGGTGTTCGACCTGCGGCCCGGCGCGATCGTGCGCGACCTGGACCTGCTGCGCCCGATCTACGCGCAGACCGCCGCCTACGGGCACTTCGGCCGCACCGACATCGAGCTGCCGTGGGAGCAGCTGAACAAGGTCGACGACCTCAAGCGCGCGATCTAG
- the gmk gene encoding guanylate kinase, which produces MSAGRGPGRGRVVVLSGPSAVGKSSVVRCLRERIPNLHFSVSATTRAPRPGEVDGVDYHFVSPDRFQQLIDQGELLEWAEIHGGLQRSGTLAEPVRAAIAAGLPVLIEVDLAGARAIKKAMPEVMTVFLAPPSWADLEARLIGRGTESPQVMQRRLDTARIELAAQQDFDEVVVNTRLESACAELVSLLVTEH; this is translated from the coding sequence ATGAGTGCCGGCCGGGGACCGGGCAGAGGGCGTGTCGTCGTACTGTCCGGTCCCTCCGCCGTCGGCAAGTCCAGCGTGGTCCGATGCCTGCGGGAACGCATTCCGAACCTGCACTTCAGCGTCTCGGCCACCACGCGCGCGCCGCGGCCCGGAGAGGTCGACGGCGTCGACTATCACTTCGTCAGCCCCGACCGCTTCCAGCAACTGATCGACCAGGGCGAGCTGCTGGAGTGGGCGGAGATCCACGGCGGGCTGCAGCGGTCGGGCACCCTGGCCGAGCCCGTACGGGCCGCGATCGCGGCCGGTCTTCCGGTGCTCATCGAGGTCGACCTGGCCGGGGCCCGGGCCATCAAGAAGGCGATGCCCGAGGTCATGACCGTTTTCTTGGCGCCGCCGAGCTGGGCGGACCTGGAAGCCCGGCTGATCGGACGGGGCACCGAGTCACCCCAGGTAATGCAGCGCAGGCTGGACACCGCGCGCATCGAACTGGCCGCCCAGCAGGACTTCGACGAGGTCGTCGTGAACACGCGATTAGAGTCTGCGTGCGCAGAATTGGTATCCTTGCTGGTAACGGAGCACTAA
- the mihF gene encoding integration host factor, actinobacterial type, with protein sequence MALPQLTDEQRAAALEKAAAARRARAELKDRLKRGGTNLTQVLKDAEKDEVLGKMKVSALLEALPKVGKVKAQEIMTELEIAPTRRLRGLGDRQRKALLEKFGS encoded by the coding sequence GTGGCCCTTCCCCAGTTGACCGACGAGCAGCGCGCTGCCGCGTTGGAGAAGGCTGCTGCCGCACGTCGAGCGAGAGCAGAGCTCAAGGATCGGCTGAAGCGCGGCGGCACCAACCTCACCCAGGTGCTCAAGGACGCCGAGAAGGACGAAGTCCTGGGCAAGATGAAGGTATCCGCCCTGCTCGAGGCCCTGCCGAAGGTCGGCAAGGTCAAGGCGCAGGAAATCATGACCGAGCTCGAGATCGCCCCTACCCGCCGCCTGCGCGGCCTCGGCGATCGTCAGCGCAAGGCGTTGCTGGAAAAGTTCGGCTCCTAA
- the coaBC gene encoding bifunctional phosphopantothenoylcysteine decarboxylase/phosphopantothenate--cysteine ligase CoaBC, translated as MRTPPRVSKKVIVGVSGGIAAYKACTVVRQLAEAGHEVRVIPTESALRFVGAATFEALSGRPVHTGVFSDVPEVPHVRLGQQADLVVVAPATADTLARAVAGRADDLLTATLLTARCPVMFAPAMHTEMWFHPATVDNVATLRRRGAVVLEPAFGRLTGADSGPGRLPEAEEITTLAQLLLERHDALPYDLAGRRVLVTAGGTREAIDPVRFIGNRSSGKQGYAVARVAAQRGAQVTLIAGHTAGLVDPAGVDVVHVSSAEQLGNAVSKHAPDADVLVMAAAVADFRPTQVSAAKIKKGPDGRDDAPTIELVRNDDVLAGAVRSRAHGELPNLAAIVGFAAETGDANGDVLFHARAKLRRKGCDLLVVNAVGDGRAFEVDSNDGWLLASDGTESALQHGSKTLMASRIVDAIVAFLHGDAG; from the coding sequence ATGCGGACCCCACCGCGGGTCTCGAAAAAGGTGATCGTCGGCGTATCCGGGGGCATCGCCGCCTACAAGGCGTGCACCGTCGTCCGCCAGCTCGCCGAGGCCGGTCACGAGGTCCGGGTCATCCCCACCGAATCCGCATTGCGCTTCGTCGGGGCCGCCACCTTCGAAGCCCTTTCCGGTCGGCCCGTGCACACGGGCGTCTTCTCCGACGTCCCCGAGGTGCCGCATGTCCGCCTCGGCCAGCAGGCCGACCTGGTCGTGGTCGCTCCGGCCACCGCCGACACGCTGGCCCGGGCCGTGGCCGGCCGCGCCGACGATCTGCTGACCGCAACCCTGCTCACGGCGCGCTGTCCGGTGATGTTCGCGCCGGCCATGCACACCGAGATGTGGTTCCACCCGGCCACCGTGGACAACGTGGCCACGTTGCGCCGCCGGGGTGCTGTGGTGCTGGAACCGGCCTTTGGGCGGCTCACCGGGGCCGACAGCGGCCCGGGGCGGCTGCCCGAGGCCGAGGAGATCACCACGCTGGCCCAGCTGCTCCTGGAGCGCCACGACGCCCTGCCGTATGACCTGGCCGGCCGCAGGGTGCTGGTCACCGCCGGCGGCACCCGCGAGGCCATCGATCCGGTGCGTTTCATCGGCAACCGCAGCTCGGGCAAGCAGGGCTACGCGGTCGCCCGCGTCGCCGCCCAGCGCGGCGCGCAGGTCACGCTGATCGCCGGGCACACCGCCGGGCTCGTCGACCCGGCCGGCGTCGACGTGGTGCACGTCAGTTCGGCCGAGCAATTGGGCAACGCGGTGTCCAAGCACGCCCCGGACGCGGACGTGCTGGTGATGGCCGCGGCGGTCGCGGACTTCCGTCCCACCCAGGTTTCGGCCGCCAAGATCAAAAAGGGCCCGGATGGTCGCGACGATGCGCCGACCATCGAGTTGGTCCGCAACGACGACGTGCTGGCCGGCGCGGTGCGGTCGCGTGCCCACGGAGAGCTGCCCAACCTGGCGGCCATCGTGGGTTTCGCCGCCGAGACCGGCGACGCCAACGGCGACGTGCTGTTCCACGCGCGCGCCAAGCTGCGCCGCAAGGGATGTGACCTGTTGGTCGTCAACGCGGTGGGTGACGGCCGCGCGTTCGAGGTGGACAGCAACGACGGTTGGCTGCTGGCGTCCGACGGCACCGAGTCCGCATTGCAACACGGCTCCAAGACGCTGATGGCAAGTCGTATTGTGGACGCAATCGTCGCGTTCCTGCACGGTGACGCGGGATAG
- a CDS encoding flavin-containing monooxygenase: protein MSATPVRPDHHVLIVGAGFSGIGAAVQLDRAGFTDFVVLEAGDGVGGTWHWNTYPGIAVDIPSFSYQFSFEQSRHWSRTYAPGRELKAYAEHCVDKYGIRSRIRLRTKVISTEFDEENGLWRVQTDPGGEVTARFVIGASGVLTVPNLPDIDGVDSFAGITMHTARWDHGQDLTGKRVAIIGTGASAVQVIPEIAPIVEHLTVFQRTPIWCFPKFDVPLPAAVRWAMRIPGGKVLQRLLSQAFVEVTFPIAAQYFTVFPLAKRMGSAGRAYLRQQVSDPVLRDKLTPRYAVGCKRPGFHNGYLATFNRDNVRLVTEPIDKITPSAVATTDGENHEVDVLILATGFKVMDTDNVPTYAVTGTGGRSLSRFWDEQRLQAYEGVSVPGFPNMFTVFGPYGYVGSSYFALIETQTHHIVRCLKRARRDGATRVEVTEEANARYFAEMMRKRHRQIFWQDSCRLANSYYFDKNGDVPLRPTTTVEAYWRSRRFDLDDYRFTG from the coding sequence ATGAGCGCCACCCCTGTCAGGCCCGACCACCACGTGCTGATCGTGGGCGCCGGCTTCTCCGGCATCGGCGCCGCCGTCCAGCTCGACCGGGCCGGCTTCACCGATTTCGTGGTGCTCGAAGCCGGCGACGGCGTGGGCGGCACCTGGCACTGGAACACGTATCCCGGTATTGCCGTGGATATTCCGTCATTTTCCTACCAGTTCTCGTTCGAGCAGAGTCGGCATTGGTCGCGAACCTACGCGCCGGGCCGCGAGCTGAAGGCCTACGCCGAACACTGCGTCGACAAGTACGGCATCCGTTCACGAATCCGGTTGCGCACCAAGGTAATCTCCACCGAATTCGACGAGGAAAACGGACTCTGGCGGGTGCAGACGGACCCGGGCGGGGAGGTCACCGCCCGGTTCGTGATCGGCGCCAGCGGTGTGCTGACCGTGCCGAACCTGCCCGACATCGACGGAGTGGACTCCTTCGCCGGCATCACCATGCACACCGCGCGGTGGGACCACGGCCAGGACCTGACCGGCAAGCGGGTCGCCATTATCGGCACCGGCGCGTCGGCCGTGCAGGTCATCCCCGAGATCGCGCCAATTGTGGAGCACCTCACGGTGTTTCAGCGCACCCCGATCTGGTGCTTCCCGAAGTTCGACGTCCCGCTGCCCGCCGCGGTCCGCTGGGCGATGCGGATTCCCGGCGGCAAGGTCCTGCAGCGGCTGCTCAGCCAGGCGTTCGTCGAGGTGACCTTTCCGATCGCGGCGCAATACTTCACGGTGTTCCCGCTCGCCAAACGAATGGGGTCGGCGGGCCGGGCCTATCTGCGGCAGCAGGTCAGCGATCCCGTGCTGCGCGACAAACTCACCCCGCGCTACGCGGTGGGCTGCAAGCGGCCCGGCTTCCACAACGGCTACCTGGCCACGTTCAACCGCGACAACGTGCGGCTGGTGACCGAGCCCATCGACAAGATCACGCCGTCGGCGGTGGCCACGACCGACGGCGAGAACCACGAAGTCGACGTGCTGATCCTGGCGACCGGCTTCAAGGTCATGGACACCGACAACGTCCCCACCTATGCCGTCACCGGGACCGGCGGCCGGTCGCTGAGCCGATTCTGGGACGAGCAGCGACTGCAGGCCTACGAGGGCGTCAGCGTTCCCGGTTTCCCGAACATGTTTACCGTGTTCGGCCCGTACGGCTACGTCGGCTCTTCGTATTTCGCGCTCATCGAGACGCAGACGCATCACATCGTGCGCTGCTTGAAGCGGGCGCGGCGCGACGGGGCGACCCGGGTCGAGGTGACCGAGGAGGCCAACGCCCGCTACTTCGCCGAGATGATGCGCAAGCGCCACCGGCAGATCTTCTGGCAGGACAGCTGCCGGCTGGCCAACAGCTACTACTTCGACAAGAACGGCGATGTGCCGCTGCGCCCCACCACCACGGTGGAGGCCTATTGGCGGAGTCGGCGTTTCGATCTGGACGACTATCGCTTCACCGGCTAG
- the carB gene encoding carbamoyl-phosphate synthase large subunit yields the protein MPRRHDLNHVLVIGSGPIVIGQACEFDYSGTQACRVLRAEGLQVSLVNSNPATIMTDPEYADHTYVEPITPAFVERVIAQQAERGNKIDALLATLGGQTALNTAVALYENGALERYGVELIGADFDAIQRGEDRQRFKDIVAKVGGESARSRVCFTMDEVRETVDEVGLPVVVRPSFTMGGLGSGMARSVEEVDRMAGAGLAASPSANVLIEESIFGWKEFELELMRDGHDNVVVVCSIENVDPMGVHTGDSVTVAPAMTLTDREYQRMRDLGIAILREVGVDTGGCNIQFAVNPVDGRLIVVEMNPRVSRSSALASKATGFPIAKIAAKLAIGYTLDEIVNDITRETPACFEPTLDYVVVKAPRFAFEKFSGADPTLTTTMKSVGEAMSLGRNFIEALGKVMRSLESDRAGFWTKPDADGDLDDVLTRLRTPTEGRLYDLELALRRGASIESVAEASGVDPWFVAQIGELVKLRQELVDAPVLDAELLTRGKHSGLSDRQIAALRPELAGEDGVRSLRERLGIHPVYKTVDTCAAEFEAKTPYHYSSYELDPAAETEVAPQTEKPKVLILGSGPNRIGQGIEFDYSCVHAATTLSQAGFETVMVNCNPETVSTDYDTADRLYFEPLTFEDVLEVYRAEAQSAEGGKGVIGVIVQLGGQTPLGLAQRLADAGVPIVGTPPEAIDLAEDRGAFGDVLATAGLPAPKYGTATTFAQARRIAEDIGYPVLVRPSYVLGGRGMEIVYDEETLKGYITRATQLSPEHPVLVDRFLEDAVEIDVDALCDGAEVYIGGIMEHIEEAGIHSGDSACALPPVTLGRSDIEKVRKATEAIAHGIGVVGLLNVQYALKDDVLYVLEANPRASRTVPFVSKATAIPLAKACARIMLGTTISQLRAEGMLVPHGDGANAAPSAPIAVKEAVLPFHRFRRADGAAIDSLLGPEMKSTGEVMGIDRDFGSAFAKSQTAAYGSLPAEGTIFVSVANRDKRSLVFPVKRLADLGFRVLATEGTAEMLRRNGIPCDEVRKHFEEPRPGRPEMSAVDAIRAGEVDMVINTPFGNSGPRVDGYEIRSAAVAVNIPCITTVQGASAAVQGIEAGIRGDIGVRSLQELHSALGNGAR from the coding sequence GTGCCGCGGCGCCACGATCTCAACCACGTCCTGGTGATCGGCTCGGGGCCGATCGTCATCGGGCAGGCCTGCGAGTTCGACTACTCCGGCACCCAGGCCTGCCGGGTGTTACGGGCCGAAGGCCTGCAGGTGAGCCTGGTCAACTCCAATCCGGCCACCATCATGACCGACCCGGAGTACGCCGACCACACCTACGTCGAGCCCATCACGCCGGCGTTCGTCGAGCGGGTGATCGCCCAGCAGGCCGAGCGCGGCAACAAGATCGACGCACTGCTGGCCACCCTCGGCGGGCAGACCGCGCTCAACACCGCGGTCGCGCTCTATGAGAACGGGGCGCTGGAACGCTACGGCGTGGAACTGATCGGGGCCGACTTCGACGCCATCCAGCGGGGCGAGGACCGCCAGCGGTTCAAGGACATCGTCGCCAAGGTCGGCGGCGAATCCGCCCGCAGCCGAGTGTGTTTCACCATGGACGAGGTCCGCGAGACGGTCGACGAGGTGGGCCTGCCGGTGGTGGTGCGGCCCAGCTTCACCATGGGCGGGCTGGGCTCGGGCATGGCGCGCTCCGTCGAGGAGGTCGACCGGATGGCCGGCGCCGGGCTGGCCGCCAGCCCCAGCGCCAACGTGCTGATCGAGGAATCGATCTTCGGCTGGAAGGAATTCGAGCTCGAGCTGATGCGCGACGGCCACGACAACGTGGTGGTGGTGTGCTCGATCGAGAACGTCGACCCGATGGGCGTGCACACCGGCGACTCGGTCACCGTCGCACCGGCCATGACGCTGACCGACCGCGAATACCAAAGGATGCGGGACCTGGGCATCGCGATCCTGCGCGAGGTCGGCGTGGACACCGGCGGCTGCAACATCCAGTTCGCGGTCAACCCCGTAGACGGCCGCCTGATCGTGGTCGAGATGAACCCGCGGGTGTCCCGGTCGAGCGCGCTGGCGTCCAAGGCCACCGGCTTTCCCATCGCCAAGATCGCCGCCAAGCTGGCCATCGGCTACACCCTCGACGAGATTGTCAACGACATCACCAGGGAAACGCCCGCCTGCTTCGAGCCCACCCTGGACTACGTCGTGGTCAAGGCGCCGCGGTTCGCGTTCGAGAAATTTTCCGGCGCCGACCCCACCCTGACCACCACGATGAAATCCGTCGGCGAGGCAATGTCGTTGGGCCGCAACTTCATCGAGGCGCTGGGCAAGGTGATGCGGTCCCTGGAGAGCGACCGCGCCGGGTTCTGGACCAAGCCCGACGCCGACGGCGACCTCGACGACGTGCTGACCCGGCTGCGGACTCCCACCGAGGGCCGGCTCTATGACCTCGAGCTGGCGCTGCGTCGGGGCGCATCGATCGAAAGCGTCGCCGAGGCCAGCGGGGTGGACCCGTGGTTCGTCGCGCAGATCGGTGAGCTGGTGAAGCTGCGCCAGGAGCTGGTCGACGCGCCGGTGCTGGACGCCGAGCTGCTCACGCGCGGCAAGCACAGCGGGCTCTCCGATCGCCAGATCGCCGCGCTGCGACCGGAATTGGCCGGCGAGGACGGGGTCCGCTCGCTGCGCGAGCGGCTCGGCATCCACCCGGTGTACAAGACGGTCGACACCTGCGCCGCCGAGTTCGAGGCCAAGACGCCCTACCACTACAGCAGCTACGAGTTGGACCCCGCCGCCGAGACCGAGGTCGCGCCGCAGACCGAGAAGCCCAAGGTGCTGATCCTGGGGTCCGGCCCGAACCGCATCGGCCAGGGCATCGAGTTCGACTACAGCTGCGTGCACGCGGCAACCACGCTGAGCCAGGCCGGGTTTGAGACCGTCATGGTCAACTGCAACCCGGAGACGGTGTCCACCGACTACGACACCGCCGACCGGCTCTACTTCGAGCCGCTGACGTTCGAGGACGTGCTCGAGGTATACCGCGCCGAGGCCCAGTCCGCCGAGGGCGGAAAAGGGGTGATCGGGGTCATCGTGCAACTCGGCGGCCAGACGCCGCTCGGGCTCGCGCAGCGGCTCGCCGACGCCGGGGTTCCGATCGTGGGCACTCCGCCGGAGGCCATCGACCTGGCCGAGGACCGCGGCGCCTTCGGCGACGTGCTGGCCACCGCCGGCCTGCCGGCCCCGAAGTACGGCACCGCAACGACATTCGCGCAGGCCCGCCGCATCGCCGAGGACATCGGCTACCCGGTGCTGGTGCGGCCGTCGTACGTGCTCGGCGGGCGGGGCATGGAGATCGTCTACGACGAGGAGACGCTCAAGGGCTACATCACCCGCGCCACCCAGCTGTCCCCCGAGCACCCGGTGCTCGTCGACCGCTTCCTCGAGGATGCGGTCGAGATCGACGTCGACGCGCTGTGCGACGGCGCCGAGGTCTACATCGGCGGGATCATGGAGCACATCGAGGAGGCCGGCATCCACTCCGGCGACTCGGCCTGCGCGCTGCCGCCGGTGACGTTGGGCCGCAGCGACATCGAGAAGGTGCGGAAGGCCACCGAGGCGATCGCGCACGGCATCGGCGTCGTCGGCCTGCTCAACGTGCAGTACGCACTCAAGGACGATGTGCTCTACGTGCTGGAGGCCAACCCGCGGGCCAGCCGCACCGTGCCGTTCGTGTCGAAGGCCACCGCGATTCCGCTCGCCAAGGCGTGTGCCCGGATCATGTTGGGCACCACCATTTCCCAGCTGCGCGCCGAAGGGATGCTGGTGCCGCACGGCGACGGCGCCAACGCGGCCCCGTCCGCGCCGATCGCGGTCAAGGAGGCCGTGTTGCCGTTCCACCGGTTCCGCCGCGCCGACGGGGCCGCCATCGATTCGCTGCTCGGCCCCGAGATGAAGTCGACCGGCGAGGTGATGGGCATCGACCGGGACTTCGGCAGCGCCTTCGCCAAGAGCCAGACCGCCGCCTACGGGTCATTGCCGGCCGAGGGCACCATATTCGTGTCCGTCGCCAACCGGGACAAGCGGTCGCTGGTGTTCCCGGTTAAGCGCCTGGCCGACTTGGGGTTCCGCGTGTTGGCCACCGAAGGGACAGCAGAGATGCTGCGCCGCAACGGAATTCCGTGCGACGAGGTGCGCAAGCATTTCGAGGAACCGCGGCCGGGCCGTCCCGAGATGTCGGCCGTCGACGCCATCCGCGCCGGCGAGGTCGACATGGTGATCAACACGCCCTTCGGGAACTCCGGTCCGCGCGTCGACGGCTACGAGATCCGCTCGGCGGCGGTCGCGGTCAACATCCCCTGCATCACGACGGTGCAAGGCGCCTCGGCGGCGGTGCAGGGCATCGAAGCCGGGATCCGCGGTGACATCGGGGTGCGCTCGTTGCAGGAGCTGCACAGCGCCCTCGGGAACGGGGCCCGGTGA
- the rpoZ gene encoding DNA-directed RNA polymerase subunit omega: MSISQSDASLAAVPAVDQFDPAAGGPGAYDTPLGITNPPIDELLERVSSKYALVIYAAKRARQINDYYNQLGEGILEYVGPLVEPGLQEKPLSIALREIHADLLEHTEGE, from the coding sequence GTGAGCATTTCGCAGTCCGACGCGTCGCTGGCCGCCGTCCCCGCCGTGGATCAATTCGATCCGGCCGCCGGCGGACCGGGCGCCTACGACACCCCGCTGGGCATCACCAACCCGCCCATCGACGAGTTGCTGGAGCGCGTTTCGAGCAAATACGCCCTGGTCATCTACGCCGCCAAGCGGGCGCGGCAGATCAACGACTACTACAACCAGCTCGGCGAGGGCATCCTCGAGTACGTCGGCCCGCTGGTCGAGCCCGGACTGCAGGAAAAGCCGCTGTCCATCGCGCTGCGCGAGATCCACGCCGACCTGCTCGAGCACACCGAGGGCGAATAA
- a CDS encoding pyridoxamine 5'-phosphate oxidase family protein, with amino-acid sequence MAKEFSRIDESLREFIGEQAVFFVATAPSEGGRINLSPKGYSDTFAVIDDHTVAYLDLFGSGVETIAHLRDNGRITLMFCSFTRNSRILRLFGTGRVVRPDAAEFGSLKTHFARLHPGIRAAVVVDVERIADACGFAVPYYELVDERPVLDAYHRKQPDEKYVQMIARRNRRSIDGLPGLEPDHPLPPR; translated from the coding sequence GTGGCGAAGGAGTTTTCGCGTATCGACGAGTCTCTGCGCGAGTTCATCGGCGAGCAGGCCGTGTTCTTCGTCGCCACCGCCCCTTCCGAAGGCGGGCGAATCAACCTCTCCCCCAAGGGATATAGCGATACGTTCGCCGTGATCGACGACCACACCGTGGCCTATCTCGACCTTTTCGGCAGTGGTGTCGAAACCATTGCGCACCTGCGCGACAACGGGCGGATCACCCTGATGTTCTGCTCGTTCACCCGCAACTCCCGGATCCTGCGGCTGTTCGGCACGGGCCGCGTCGTCCGCCCCGATGCTGCCGAATTCGGCAGCCTCAAAACGCATTTTGCGCGGCTGCATCCGGGCATCCGGGCCGCGGTCGTCGTCGACGTCGAGCGGATCGCCGACGCCTGCGGATTCGCGGTGCCCTACTACGAGCTGGTGGACGAACGACCCGTGCTGGACGCCTATCACCGCAAGCAGCCCGACGAGAAATACGTGCAGATGATCGCCCGCCGCAACCGGCGCAGCATCGACGGCCTCCCGGGACTCGAGCCCGACCACCCGCTGCCGCCCCGCTGA